In one window of Photorhabdus laumondii subsp. laumondii DNA:
- a CDS encoding restriction endonuclease subunit S produces the protein MSNMSFMEKLLQGAEVVWESLEQVAKIKHGKDWKNLNAGDIPVYGSGGIMGYVDTYSYNQPTVLIPRKGSITNIFYIESPFWNVDTIYYTEIDAKKIIPKFLYYFIKTIDLLALDTGAGRPSLTQAILNKIQIPIPSLNIQTEIVRILDAFTELTAKLTAELTARQKQYEYYRDQLLSFEENEVEWKTLGEIATIGTGSRNTNEAVLDGQYPFFVRSQEPRAIDSFEFDETAIITAGDGVGVGKVFHYVSGKYALHQRAYRIVVRDDRFNSKFLFYYIRNNFAHYLTKVSVHASVTSLRKPMFEKYPIPIPPLVEQDRIVAILDKFDTLTSSISEGLPREIELRQKQYEYYRDLLLSFPKPEVEA, from the coding sequence ATGAGCAATATGAGTTTTATGGAGAAACTGCTTCAAGGGGCTGAGGTAGTATGGGAATCTTTGGAGCAAGTGGCGAAAATAAAACATGGCAAAGATTGGAAGAACTTGAATGCTGGCGATATTCCAGTTTATGGTTCAGGCGGGATAATGGGGTATGTCGATACTTATTCATATAATCAGCCAACAGTTTTAATCCCCCGTAAGGGCTCGATAACAAATATTTTTTATATTGAGTCACCATTTTGGAACGTTGACACAATTTACTATACAGAAATTGATGCTAAGAAAATCATCCCTAAATTTTTATATTATTTTATCAAAACTATCGATCTGTTGGCGCTAGACACAGGTGCAGGGAGACCTAGCCTGACACAGGCTATATTAAACAAAATACAAATTCCCATCCCATCTCTCAATATCCAAACCGAAATCGTCCGCATTTTGGACGCCTTTACCGAGCTTACCGCTAAGCTTACCGCTGAGCTTACCGCACGCCAAAAACAATATGAATATTATCGCGACCAATTGTTAAGTTTTGAAGAAAATGAAGTGGAGTGGAAGACTTTGGGGGAAATTGCAACCATTGGAACGGGCAGTCGTAATACAAATGAAGCTGTTTTAGATGGGCAATATCCTTTCTTTGTTCGCTCTCAGGAACCACGGGCGATAGATAGTTTTGAGTTTGATGAAACTGCAATTATTACTGCCGGAGATGGAGTAGGTGTAGGTAAAGTTTTTCATTATGTTTCAGGAAAGTATGCTCTGCATCAAAGAGCATATCGTATTGTTGTTAGAGACGACCGTTTTAATTCAAAATTTCTATTTTATTATATTAGAAATAATTTTGCTCATTACTTAACCAAAGTATCCGTCCACGCTTCGGTGACATCACTTAGAAAACCAATGTTTGAGAAATATCCAATTCCTATCCCCCCACTTGTCGAACAAGACCGCATAGTAGCTATATTAGATAAATTCGACACTTTAACCAGCTCCATCAGTGAAGGTCTACCACGAGAAATTGAATTACGTCAAAAGCAATATGAATATTATCGCGATCTGCTGTTGAGTTTCCCCAAGCCAGAGGTAGAAGCATAA
- a CDS encoding AAA family ATPase, protein MSKTLTGIAQQLKDANKKVQLIYAFNGTGKTRLSREFKQLITPKNDNDKGGNNEELSLTRTNFLYYNAFTEDLFYWDNDLSENTEPKLKIQPNSFTDWVLKDQGQDRNIIANFQHYTDEKLTPHFSENGSEVTFSFERGNEAPTENVKISKGEESNFIWSVFYTLIEQVISVLNVAEPGERETDQFNQLQYVFIDDPVSSLDENHLIELAVHLAKLIKSNESSVKFIITTHNPLFYNVLHNELNSDDKSYKKKWFEKYRLTKHEDGTYQLAIQPNDSPFSYHLYLKSELEKAIENGQLSKYHFNFLRNILEKTSTFLGYKKWGDLLPKTGDGRPNPYEARIINISSHSKHAGEEVAELTEDDKRVLRYLVNEINTMYRFQQAEN, encoded by the coding sequence ATGAGCAAAACGCTAACGGGAATAGCCCAGCAGCTAAAAGATGCCAACAAGAAAGTACAACTGATCTATGCCTTTAATGGTACGGGTAAAACCCGGCTTTCACGGGAATTTAAACAGCTAATTACGCCTAAAAATGATAATGATAAAGGTGGCAATAATGAAGAACTATCATTGACCCGTACTAATTTTTTGTATTACAACGCCTTTACCGAAGACTTGTTTTACTGGGATAACGACTTATCTGAGAATACCGAGCCTAAACTCAAAATCCAGCCGAATTCATTTACAGATTGGGTGCTGAAAGATCAGGGGCAAGACCGAAATATCATTGCTAACTTTCAACACTATACGGATGAAAAATTAACTCCACATTTTAGTGAAAATGGTTCGGAAGTTACATTTTCTTTCGAACGTGGCAATGAAGCACCAACTGAAAATGTTAAAATATCAAAAGGCGAAGAAAGCAACTTTATCTGGAGCGTATTTTACACACTGATTGAGCAAGTCATCAGCGTGCTGAATGTTGCTGAACCCGGTGAGCGAGAAACAGATCAGTTTAATCAATTGCAATACGTCTTTATTGATGATCCTGTTAGCTCGTTAGATGAAAACCATTTGATTGAGCTGGCAGTACATCTTGCTAAACTTATTAAATCTAACGAGTCTAGCGTTAAATTCATCATCACGACGCATAACCCTCTTTTCTATAACGTGCTACACAATGAGCTAAACAGTGATGATAAAAGCTATAAAAAGAAATGGTTTGAGAAATACAGGCTGACAAAGCATGAAGATGGCACATATCAGCTAGCAATCCAACCGAATGATTCACCATTTTCATATCATCTTTATCTGAAGTCAGAACTCGAAAAAGCCATTGAAAACGGTCAGTTGAGCAAGTATCACTTCAACTTTCTAAGAAATATATTAGAAAAAACCTCTACTTTTCTTGGCTATAAAAAGTGGGGTGATTTATTGCCAAAAACCGGTGATGGCAGACCTAACCCTTATGAAGCCAGGATTATTAATATCTCTAGTCATTCAAAACATGCAGGTGAAGAGGTCGCTGAGCTTACGGAAGATGACAAGCGTGTTTTGCGCTATCTGGTTAATGAAATTAACACTATGTACCGCTTCCAACAGGCAGAAAATTAG
- a CDS encoding type I restriction endonuclease subunit R, which produces MYEYKTVAESNNFIVLDKYTKELQLNETYQSEGDLERELIDDLVNQGYEYVSGLNTPQNMLANVREQLQILNNVNFSESEWQRFVEQYLDKPSDNNIDKTRKIHNDYIHDFVFDDGHIENIYLVDKKNIARNKVQIIKQFKQTGAQANRYDVTILVNGLPLVQVELKKRGVAIREAFNQVHRYSKESFNTENSLFKYLQLFVISNGTDTRYFANTTKRDKNSFDFTMNWAKSDNTLIKDLKDFTATFFQKNTLLNVLIHYSVFDVSNTLLVMRPYQIAATERILWKIKSAYQAKNWSNTESGGYIWHTTGSGKTLTSFKAARLATELDFIDKVFFVVDRKDLDYQTMKEYQRFSPDSVNGSESTAGLKRNIEKDDNKIIVTTIQKFNNLIKSESDLPIYNKQVVFIFDEAHRSQFGEAQKNLKKKFKKYYQFGFTGTPIFPQNALGADTTSSVFGRELHSYVITDAIRDEKVLKFKVDYNDVRPQFKSIETEQDEKKLTAAENKQAFLHPVRIRAISQYILNNFRQKTHRLQAGGKGFNAMFAVSSVDAAKAYYEAFKHLQKETEENKANKKPLNIATIFSFAANEEQDAIGELIDESFELTAMDSSAKEFLSAAIDDYNAAFKMNFGVDSKGFQNYYKDLAKRVKNQEVDLLIVVGMFLTGFDAPTLNTLFVDKNLRYHGLMQAFSRTNRIYDATKTFGNIVTFRDLEQTTVEAITLFGDKNTKNIVLEKSYKEYMEGFTDLITGEARRGFLEVVTELQRRFPNPDDIVKEQDKKDFAKLFGEYLRAENVLQNYDEFAGLKALQHVDISNPEAVEAFKAKYYLSDEDIAAMQAIEMPTERTIQDYRSTYNDTRDWLRREKSSNEKDKSTIDWDDVVFEVDLLKSQEINLDYILELIFENNKKNKNKAELIDEVRRLIRSSLGNRAKESLIVDFINQTNLDEIIDKASIIDEFFKFAQAEQKREAEELISSEKLNEDAAKRYITASLKREYASENGTELNSTLPKLSPLNPEYRTKKQAVFQKIAAFVEKFKGVGGQI; this is translated from the coding sequence ATGTACGAATACAAAACTGTTGCTGAATCAAATAACTTTATCGTACTGGATAAATACACTAAGGAATTGCAGCTAAATGAAACCTACCAAAGCGAAGGTGATTTAGAACGGGAATTAATCGACGATTTAGTCAACCAAGGTTATGAATATGTTTCTGGCTTAAACACGCCCCAAAACATGCTGGCCAATGTGCGTGAGCAACTGCAGATACTGAATAATGTTAATTTTTCAGAAAGTGAGTGGCAACGATTTGTTGAGCAATACTTAGATAAGCCCAGCGATAACAACATAGATAAAACTCGTAAAATTCATAACGATTATATCCACGACTTTGTTTTTGATGATGGACATATCGAGAACATCTATCTCGTGGATAAGAAAAACATTGCCCGTAATAAAGTACAAATCATTAAGCAATTCAAGCAAACAGGGGCGCAAGCGAATCGATACGATGTAACCATTTTGGTTAATGGCCTGCCATTGGTACAAGTTGAGCTTAAAAAGCGCGGAGTTGCTATTCGTGAAGCCTTTAACCAAGTGCATCGTTATAGTAAAGAAAGCTTTAATACAGAAAACTCGCTGTTTAAATACTTACAGCTTTTTGTGATTTCAAACGGTACAGACACGCGCTATTTTGCCAATACTACCAAGCGTGATAAAAACAGTTTTGACTTCACCATGAATTGGGCCAAATCTGATAATACGCTGATTAAAGACTTAAAAGATTTTACAGCCACATTTTTTCAGAAAAATACCTTGCTGAATGTGTTAATTCATTATTCTGTATTTGATGTTAGCAATACTTTATTAGTGATGCGCCCCTATCAAATAGCGGCTACTGAACGTATTTTGTGGAAAATTAAAAGTGCATATCAGGCTAAAAATTGGAGTAATACTGAAAGTGGTGGCTACATTTGGCATACCACGGGGTCAGGCAAAACCTTAACTAGTTTCAAAGCGGCGCGTTTGGCTACTGAGTTGGATTTTATCGATAAGGTGTTTTTTGTGGTCGATCGTAAAGATCTGGATTACCAGACCATGAAAGAATATCAACGTTTTTCACCTGACAGTGTTAATGGTTCGGAGAGTACCGCAGGGCTAAAACGGAATATTGAAAAAGATGACAATAAAATTATTGTTACTACCATTCAGAAATTTAATAACTTAATAAAAAGTGAAAGCGATTTACCAATATACAATAAGCAAGTAGTGTTTATTTTTGATGAGGCACACCGCAGCCAGTTTGGTGAAGCACAAAAAAACCTAAAGAAGAAATTTAAAAAGTATTATCAATTTGGTTTTACGGGCACGCCAATTTTCCCGCAAAATGCTTTAGGAGCAGACACCACCAGTAGTGTATTTGGCCGAGAATTACATTCGTATGTGATTACCGATGCCATTCGTGATGAAAAAGTATTGAAGTTTAAAGTTGATTATAACGATGTAAGACCACAGTTTAAGTCCATTGAAACCGAACAAGACGAGAAAAAGTTAACAGCGGCAGAAAACAAGCAAGCTTTTTTACATCCTGTTCGTATTCGTGCAATTTCCCAGTATATTTTAAATAACTTCAGGCAAAAAACACATCGTCTCCAAGCCGGTGGCAAGGGGTTTAATGCCATGTTTGCTGTCAGTAGCGTGGATGCCGCCAAAGCTTATTATGAAGCGTTCAAGCATTTACAAAAAGAGACTGAAGAAAATAAAGCAAATAAAAAACCGCTTAATATTGCCACTATCTTCTCTTTCGCCGCTAATGAAGAGCAAGATGCTATTGGTGAGCTTATTGATGAAAGTTTTGAGCTCACCGCAATGGACAGCAGTGCCAAAGAATTTTTAAGCGCAGCCATTGATGATTATAATGCAGCGTTCAAAATGAATTTTGGTGTAGATAGTAAAGGTTTCCAAAACTACTATAAAGACCTCGCTAAGCGAGTGAAAAATCAAGAAGTAGATTTACTGATTGTTGTTGGCATGTTCTTAACAGGATTTGATGCGCCGACATTGAATACTTTATTTGTCGATAAAAATCTGCGTTACCACGGCCTAATGCAAGCTTTTTCACGTACTAACCGTATTTATGACGCCACGAAGACCTTTGGCAATATCGTCACCTTCCGTGATTTAGAACAGACTACGGTTGAGGCTATCACTTTATTTGGTGATAAAAACACCAAAAACATAGTGCTGGAAAAAAGCTATAAAGAATACATGGAAGGCTTTACCGATTTAATCACCGGCGAAGCACGTCGCGGATTTTTAGAGGTAGTGACAGAGCTACAAAGACGCTTTCCTAATCCTGATGATATTGTTAAAGAACAAGATAAAAAGGACTTTGCCAAACTATTTGGTGAATATTTACGTGCGGAGAATGTACTGCAAAACTATGATGAATTTGCAGGATTAAAGGCTCTACAACATGTAGATATTAGTAATCCGGAGGCTGTTGAGGCATTTAAGGCTAAATACTACCTGAGTGATGAAGATATCGCCGCGATGCAAGCGATTGAGATGCCAACTGAGCGTACTATTCAAGATTATCGCTCAACCTATAATGATACGCGTGATTGGTTACGCCGTGAAAAGTCGTCTAACGAGAAAGATAAATCTACTATTGACTGGGATGATGTCGTCTTTGAAGTGGACTTGCTCAAATCGCAGGAAATTAATCTAGATTACATTCTTGAGTTGATTTTTGAAAACAATAAAAAGAATAAAAATAAGGCAGAGTTAATTGATGAAGTTCGCCGTTTAATTCGTTCCAGCCTTGGCAATCGAGCAAAAGAAAGTCTAATTGTTGATTTCATTAATCAAACTAACTTGGACGAAATTATCGACAAGGCCAGTATTATTGATGAATTTTTCAAATTTGCTCAAGCTGAACAAAAACGTGAAGCAGAAGAGTTAATTAGCTCGGAGAAATTAAATGAAGATGCGGCTAAGCGCTATATTACAGCATCATTAAAACGAGAATATGCAAGTGAAAACGGCACAGAGCTCAATTCCACTCTACCTAAGTTAAGTCCACTTAACCCGGAATACAGAACGAAAAAGCAGGCTGTTTTCCAGAAAATTGCTGCATTTGTTGAGAAGTTTAAGGGAGTAGGTGGGCAAATATAG